From Streptomyces durmitorensis, a single genomic window includes:
- a CDS encoding DUF6879 family protein, with product MTTSSRTLGDLFDAFEHEAFRLETLDDYSKSGNVDAYHAFLGREPQPGDYNAGWVKELRSHTQKGKRVYRVHVLSRPLTDYLRFELGWGYQKNMTGGEEFFILDVTDKPNPLENAPDFWFFDSDSVAVMNYDGDGQYLGSEVLPPERTAEFTRYRDAALAHAEPFTEWWAKYGV from the coding sequence GTGACAACCTCATCTAGGACCCTTGGCGACCTCTTCGACGCATTCGAGCATGAGGCGTTCCGACTGGAAACTCTGGACGACTACAGCAAGTCCGGGAACGTCGACGCCTATCACGCCTTTCTGGGCAGAGAGCCGCAACCGGGCGACTATAACGCGGGCTGGGTAAAGGAACTCCGCTCCCACACCCAGAAGGGAAAGAGGGTTTACCGGGTGCACGTTCTGTCCCGCCCGCTCACGGACTATCTTAGGTTTGAACTCGGGTGGGGCTACCAGAAGAACATGACCGGGGGAGAGGAGTTCTTCATTCTTGACGTCACCGACAAGCCCAACCCCCTGGAGAATGCTCCTGACTTCTGGTTCTTCGATTCCGATTCCGTAGCTGTGATGAACTACGACGGAGACGGGCAGTACTTGGGTTCTGAAGTGCTGCCACCGGAGCGAACGGCGGAATTCACGCGGTATCGTGATGCGGCACTCGCGCACGCGGAGCCGTTCACCGAATGGTGGGCCAAGTACGGGGTGTGA
- a CDS encoding DUF397 domain-containing protein, producing MPGTDLYSLPIDGATFLKACGGNTHPDGESCATLAKIGPNAWALGDSKRPGAEPLRFTTEELNAAGIDPARFGLSA from the coding sequence ATGCCCGGAACCGACCTGTACAGCCTGCCCATCGACGGCGCCACGTTCCTCAAGGCGTGCGGGGGCAACACACACCCCGACGGCGAGTCCTGCGCCACGCTGGCGAAGATCGGCCCCAACGCGTGGGCGTTGGGCGACAGCAAGCGGCCCGGTGCGGAGCCGTTGCGCTTCACCACCGAGGAACTGAACGCGGCCGGTATCGACCCGGCCCGCTTCGGCCTGTCTGCCTGA